The window GCAAAGCGCCGGAAGGCGCCTGCGCGCCGGAAGGAGAGGGGACCAAGCCCGTTTCCGGGGAGGGGAGCGCGCATGCGTAGGCGGCACGCTGTGGCCGTTTGAGGGCAAGGCGAACCCGGAAGTGCGGCACCTGAGGGATTTCTGGCTGCGGCGGGGCGACGACTGGTGGGTGATGGAGGCGGGCGCAGCAGCAGAAGATGGTCGGGACGGCCCCCGTGAGCGGCTACGCTTGGGCGAAGCTGGGAGGCAGCAGCAGAACCACGAAGTGCGGCCTCAATCCACAGCCGACCGGTTTCCGAAACATTCCTACTGGCTGGATCTGTGGCTCTTCATCCTCTTCGACGTGGTGTTGTTCATCTTCGTGTATCTTTTACCGTAGTGAGTACTCTGAATGCGGAGTTGAACGGGTAGGGAGCCAACCACTACAGTGTGGGCGTAGGCCAGGTAACTGAATTCCAGAGAGTAGGGTATGCCCAAAATAATAATCCAGCTGGCCAAGTGGCAGAGTCgactgggggtgctgggggtcgGGATGAGACTGGAAGTAAAGTGTTCTTCCTGGGCACCTTAGGGTCTTCAAAGAGGTGTGGAAGGAACTTGGCTTCATAATTTCTTCTTATGTTTT is drawn from Vulpes vulpes isolate BD-2025 chromosome 4, VulVul3, whole genome shotgun sequence and contains these coding sequences:
- the ARLN gene encoding sarcoplasmic/endoplasmic reticulum calcium ATPase regulator ARLN, with the protein product MTNWWTNLGKWIYDRPPIQLSCKTSKELSDRGNEGVQTFPQGAAEPTGAAPRTPRPGGGRAACRAACRPSRRQQSAGRRLRAGRRGDQARFRGGERACVGGTLWPFEGKANPEVRHLRDFWLRRGDDWWVMEAGAAAEDGRDGPRERLRLGEAGRQQQNHEVRPQSTADRFPKHSYWLDLWLFILFDVVLFIFVYLLP